The Desulfuromonas acetoxidans DSM 684 region CGTTCGGGTGATTTTTTCGCAGATTTTTGAAACCATCAATACCGGTCTGGTTGTCCTCGACAAAGAGATGACGGTGCGCCACTGGAACCGCTGGATGGCCCTTCACAGCCAGATTGACAAGGAAGAGATCGTCGGCAAAAATCTTTTCGAATTTTTCCCGGCACTTGACCGTCCCCACTTTCAGCGAAACTGCCGTTCCGTTCTGGCGTTTGGCCATTTTTGTTTTTTTTCACAAAAACTGCACAAATACCTGTTTCCGATGACACCCGCCGGTTCTCTGGCTGAAGAATTCGACTATATGCAGCAAAGCTGTTCCATGGGGCCATTGCGCAATGCCGAGGGTCAGGTTGAATTTTTATACCTCTCGGTCCAGGACGTCAGTGAAGTTGTCTCCTACCAGAAAAAACTGGTGCGCATGAACCAGACAGACCCACTCACCGGGGTCTATAATCGCAATTTTATGGAATCACAGCTTGAAAAAGAGGTGGTCCGCTGTCAGCGCTTCAAACACAACCTCAGCTTGTTGATGATTGATGTCGACCTGTTTAAGAACGTCAATGACAACTACGGCCATCAATGCGGCGACTTTGCGTTAAAAGAGATCACCCAACGCATTTCGGCAAAAATACGCCAAACCGATTTTCTCATCCGTTATGGTGGCGATGAATTCTGCTGCTTACTGACGGAAACCGCTCCGGACAAAGCAATCAAAGTCGCGGAATTGCTCCGCCAACAAATCTGCAACAGCCCGTTCCAGTTTAAAGACATCACCTTCAACGTCACCATCAGCATCGGGGTTGCCGGTTTTGATGAAACAGACATTGATGTTGAAAGCCTGCTGCGTAAAGCAGACAGCG contains the following coding sequences:
- a CDS encoding sensor domain-containing diguanylate cyclase; the protein is MIFSQIFETINTGLVVLDKEMTVRHWNRWMALHSQIDKEEIVGKNLFEFFPALDRPHFQRNCRSVLAFGHFCFFSQKLHKYLFPMTPAGSLAEEFDYMQQSCSMGPLRNAEGQVEFLYLSVQDVSEVVSYQKKLVRMNQTDPLTGVYNRNFMESQLEKEVVRCQRFKHNLSLLMIDVDLFKNVNDNYGHQCGDFALKEITQRISAKIRQTDFLIRYGGDEFCCLLTETAPDKAIKVAELLRQQICNSPFQFKDITFNVTISIGVAGFDETDIDVESLLRKADSALYMAKQSGRNTVIDTFS